A DNA window from Vigna unguiculata cultivar IT97K-499-35 chromosome 10, ASM411807v1, whole genome shotgun sequence contains the following coding sequences:
- the LOC114165051 gene encoding uncharacterized protein LOC114165051 gives MNNSSFLLEHGNSYAKTTNGKLKINKREKHDEIGQVLESLRRIKSLSPCGSMLEIGNGVEEEHISCDGKRRTSKMMGRTASWWATFGISLCSSSLKYSKPVLQAQQPHPLWLSIIAMLSFILFASAVTVMVLVGARFTHMQMIVMLIAFFTLVLA, from the exons ATGAATAACTCTTCCTTCTTA TTGGAACATGGAAACAGTTATGCAAAAACCACTAATGGAAAGTTGAAGATCAACAAAAGGGAGAAACATGATGAGATAGGCCAGGTTCTTGAATCACTAAGACGAATAAAGAGTTTGAGT CCATGTGGATCAATGTTAGAGATAGGTAATGGAGTTGAGGAAGAACATATTAGTTGTGATGGAAAAAGAAGAACATCAAAAATGATGGGAAGAACGGCATCATGGTGGGCGACCTTTGGGATTTCTCTGTGTTCATCATCATTAAAATACAGCAAACCAGTTCTCCAAGCACAACAACCTCATCCACTTTGGCTTTCCATCATAGCAATGTTGAGCTTTATTTTGTTTGCAAGTGCTGTCACTGTTATGGTTCTTGTTGGAGCAAGATTCACTCATATGCAGATGATTGTTATGCTCATTGCATTCTTCACCCTGGTGTTGGCTTAA
- the LOC114165980 gene encoding uncharacterized protein LOC114165980: protein MYADIGDPLFICKECKAYMWYEERINKSRRSTNPAFHLCCGNGKVQLPNLKDPPTLLQRLLFDNDSKESKNYQNNIRTYNMMFAFTSPGAKVDTSFNNGKGPPNLRIQGQSCHRIGSLLPIPGGLPKFAQLYIYDTENEVQHRMESLRYTNNIIDSEIVSKLKMMLDEFNVHAKCFRMARDRYRDQPFDDLKLRLIADRTKDGRIYNIPNVSEVAALIVGDVDSASGRDIIMEKQSGKLQRINELHTSYLGFQYPLLFPYGEDGYRHDVNHREKPGLNNKRNRLTIREWFCYRLQTRECEAQTVLRSRRLFQQFIVDGYTMMESERLSFIKYNQSKLRVDKYNNLCQASTSSQTQGSQQGKRVVLPSSFIGSRRFMDQLYFDGMAICSYMGFPDLFITFTCNPKWPEITRMLAKLKLSPTDRPDIVSRVFKIKFEQLLTDLTKNHLLGKTIAFMYTIEFQKRGLPHAHLLIFLHPSAKYPTPDDIDRVISAEIPCPISNPELHKCVQDHMIHGPCGMSNKSLPCMKNGKCSRLFPKKFQSTTTISEDGFPHYRRRNDSVTVTKNGVCLDNRSVIPYNPQLLLKYQAHINVEWCNRSTSIKYLFKYINKGYDRITAAIVPEQNEFVLNKEPIDEIKQYLDCRYVSPCEACWRIFSFPIHGRNPAVERLFFHLPGEQAVYFKDDDVIDDIMGKATVSESMFISWMECNKKYAEARELTYAEFVSKFVYVKKDRCWKPRKMGNTIGRLIWVPPSTGEVFYLRRMLTHVRGPTSYIDIRTVNNVVYSTFREACLALGILPDDTEYVEAIKEAKDWGSGHYLRKLFVTIILSNSVDRPEDLWNKTWEWLADGILYRERIIAGNPKLNLTPEVIQNLTLIEIEKILECNRSSLKLFPTMPYPNEFVTQNCGNRLIYAELDYNTGDQRQIFIQLQVNKKKKFQKIKQAVVNRQGGVFFLYGYGGTGKTFMWKTLSAAVRSEGKIVLTVASSGIASLLLPGGRTTHSKFKIPVPTLEHSMCNISQGSEVSELLKKAELIIWDEAPMAHKFCFESLDRTLKDIMNGITKEGSVFGGKVIVFGGDFRQILPVIPGGSRSDIVNATINSSYIWDYCEVLKLTKNMRLLQEGLQSTLASEIQEFSDWIVQIGDGKLQEPNDGLVEIEIPEEFLISEFNDPIEAIVSAIYPNLIQKHTDESYLQCRAILASRIETVNEINQYMLSLIPGQEKEYLSCDSVDETESAANNSYNTITSEFLNSLSTSGLPNHRIKLKIGAPIMLLRNLDQAEGLCNGSRLIITRLANHVIGAKMITANNDNHDIYIPRMSMSPSQSPWPFKLIRKQFPIMLSYAMTINKSQGQSLRFVGLYLPTPVFSHGQLYVAVSRVQSKFGLRILIHDKDNKPCNTTTNVVYKEVFQNV from the exons ATGTATGCAGACATTGGTGATCCACTATTCATATGTAAGGAATGCAAAGCCTATATGTGGTACGAGGAAAGGATTAACAAGAGCAGAAGGTCCACCAATCCGGCATTTCATCTGTGTTGTGGTAATGGTAAAGTTCAATTACCAAATCTAAAGGACCCGCCAACTCTTCTGCAACGTCTTTTGTTTGATAATGACTCAAAAGAGAGCAAGAACTATCAAAATAACATTAGAACATACAATATGATGTTTGCATTCACATCTCCTGGAGCAAAAGTCGATACCAGTTTCAACAATGGAAAAGGGCCACCTAATTTACGAATTCAAGGTCAATCTTGTCATAGAATAGGAAGCCTCTTACCAATCCCTGGAGGACTTCCCAAATTTGCTCAACTTTATATTTACGACACTGAAAATGAAGTTCAACACAGAATGGAATCTTTAAGGTACACGAAT AACATCATTGATTCGGAAATTGTCAGCAAATTAAAGATGATGCTAGACGAATTCAATGTTCATGCCAAATGTTTTAGAATGGCAAGAGACAGATATAGAGACCAACCATTTGATGACTTGAAATTGAGACTTATTGCAGATAGGACAAAAGATGGAAGGATATATAATATCCCCAATGTTTCAGAAGTTGCAGCCCTTATAGTTGGTGATGTAGATAGTGCTTCAGGCAGAGACATCATAATGGAAAAGCAGTCTGGGAAGttgcaaagaataaatgaaCTGCACACTAGCTATTTAGGATTTCAATATCCTTTACTTTTCCCATATGGGGAAGATGGTTATAGACATGATGTCAATCATCGAGAGAAACCAGGattaaacaacaaaagaaaCAGACTCACGATTAGGGAATGGTTTTGTTATAGACTACAAACCAGAGAATGTGAAGCACAAACTGTGCTTAGATCTAGACGACTTTTTCAACAATTCATAGTGGATGGATATACAATGATGGAATCTGAAAGATTgtcattcattaaatataatcaatCTAAGTTAAGGGTGGATAAATACAATAACCTCTGTCAGGCTTCCACCAGCTCACAAACTCAAGGATCACAACAGGGAAAGAGGGTTGTTCTTCCATCATCTTTTATTGGTAGCCGCAGATTTATGGACCAACTATATTTTGATGGAATGGCTATTTGTAGTTATATGGGATTCCCAGACCTTTTTATAACTTTCACATGCAATCCTAAATGGCCAGAAATAACCAGAATGCTTGCTAAGCTAAAGTTATCTCCAACAGACCGTCCTGATATAGTTTCAAGGGTCTTCAAAATCAAGTTTGAACAACTTTTGACAGACTTAACTAAGAACCATCTACTAGGCAAAACCATTGCAT TCATGTATACTATAGAATTTCAGAAGCGCGGTCTACCTCATGCACACCTACTGATTTTTTTGCATCCCAGTGCCAAATACCCAACTCCTGATGATATTGATAGGGTAATATCTGCAGAAATCCCCTGTCCAATAAGTAATCCTGAATTGCATAAATGTGTTCAAGATCATATGATTCATGGACCTTGTGGAATGTCAAACAAATCTCTCCCTTGCATGAAAAACGGAAAATGTTCACGCCTATTTCCCAAAAAATTTCAAAGCACAACTACCATATCAGAAGATGGTTTTCCTCATTATCGTAGAAGGAACGATTCAGTAACAGTAACCAAGAATGGGGTTTGTCTTGACAATCGGTCTGTGATTCCTTACAATCCACAATTATTGTTGAAGTACCAAGCACATATAAATGTTGAATGGTGTAATCGTAGCACTTCCATCAAGTACTTATTCAAATACATCAACAAGGGTTACGACAGAATAACGGCTGCTATAGTTCCTGAGCAAAATGAATTTGTTTTGAACAAAGAACCAATAGATGAAATCAAGCAATATCTTGATTGCAGATATGTATCACCTTGTGAAGCATGTtggagaatattttcatttccaaTTCATGGACGAAATCCAGCAGTAGAAAGGTTGTTTTTCCATCTGCCTGGAGAACAAGCAGTATACTTTAAAGATGATGACGTGATTGACGACATCATGGGAAAGGCAACAGTTTCGGAATCAATGTTTATAAGTTGGATGGAATGTAACAAGAAATACGCAGAAGCCAGGGAATTAACATATGCTGAATTCGTTTCTAAGTTTGTATACGTCAAGAAAGATAGATGTTGGAAACCAAGGAAAATGGGAAATACTATTGGAAGACTGATTTGGGTTCCTCCAAGCACTGGCGAAGTATTTTATCTTAGAAGAATGCTAACCCATGTAAGAGGACCAACATCTTACATTGATATCAGAACAGTCAACAATGTAGTATATTCTACTTTTAGAGAGGCTTGCTTAGCTTTGGGAATATTACCAGATGATACAGAATATGTAGAAGCTATAAAAGAAGCAAAGGATTGGGGTTCCGGACATTATCTAAGAAAATTATTTGTGACTATCATATTGTCAAATAGTGTTGATCGACCAGAAGACCTATGGAACAAGACATGGGAGTGGTTAGCAGATGGAATTCTCTATCGAGAAAGAATAATAGCAGGAAATCCAA AACTGAATCTAACTCCAGAAGTAATCCAAAATCTAACCTTGATTGAGATTGAAAAGATCTTGGAATGTAATAGAAGCAGTTTAAAGTTGTTTCCAACAATGCCATACCCAAATGAATTTGTTACCCAAAATTGTGGAAATAGATTGATATATGCAGAACTTGACTATAACACAGGTGACCAACGACAAATATT CATTCAATTACaggtgaacaaaaaaaaaaaatttcaaaagatcaAGCAAGCAGTTGTTAATAGACAAGGAGGTGTATTCTTCTTGTATGGGTATGGTGGAACTGGCAAAACGTTCATGTGGAAGACGCTTTCAGCAGCAGTTCGTTCCGAAGGTAAAATTGTACTCACAGTAGCTTCAAGTGGAATAGCTTCACTCTTATTGCCAGGAGGACGAACAACACATTCTAAATTCAAGATACCGGTTCCAACACTAGAACATTCGATGTGTAACATTTCACAAGGATCCGAAGTGTCAGAGTTGTTAAAGAAAGCAGAACTAATTATTTGGGATGAAGCTCCTATGGcacacaaattttgttttgaatctcTGGATAGAACTCTAAAAGACATAATGAACGGTATTACAAAAGAAGGTTCAGTTTTTGGAGGAAAAGTCATAGTATTTGGAGGAGACTTTAGGCAAATATTACCTGTTATACCAGGAGGGTCGAGATCAGATATTGTCAACGCCACAATTAATTCATCTTATATATGGGACTACTGTGAAGTTTTAAAACTTACAAAAAACATGCGTCTGTTACAAGAAGGCCTACAATCAACTCTTGCATCAGAGATTCAAGAATTCTCAGACTGGATAGTTCAAATTGGTGATGGTAAGTTACAAGAACCTAATGACGGTTTAGTTGAAATTGAAATACCTGAAGAATTTCTAATTTCAGAGTTCAATGATCCTATAGAAGCAATTGTGTCTGCCATTTACCCAAATTTGATACAAAAGCATACGGATGAGTCGTATCTACAGTGTAGGGCAATATTGGCAAGTAGGATTGAGACAGTTAATGAAATCAATCAATACATGTTATCACTAATTCCAG GGCAGGAGAAGGAGTATCTGAGCTGCGATTCAGTTGATGAAACAGAATCTGCTGCAAATAATAGCTACAACACTATAACTTCAGAATTCCTAAATTCTCTGTCTACGTCTGGCCTTCCCAACCATAGAATAAAACTGAAGATTGGAGCACCAATAATGCTTTTGAGGAACTTGGATCAAGCAGAAGGTTTGTGCAATGGAAGCAGATTAATAATTACACGACTTGCAAACCATGTTATTGGAGCTAAGATGATTACAGCTAATAATGATAATCACGACATTTATATTCCACGAATGTCAATGTCCCCTTCACAATCCCCTTGGCCATTTAAGCTTATCAGAAAACAATTTCCTATCATGCTATCATATGCAATGACAATCAACAAATCTCAAGGTCAATCTCTCCGTTTTGTTGGATTGTATTTACCGACTCCGGTTTTTAGTCACGGTCAGCTATATGTTGCAGTCTCTCGAGTTCAAAGTAAATTTGGGTTAAGAATCCTAATCCATGATAAGGACAACAAGCCTTGCAATACAACAACCAATGTTGTATACAAAGAAGTCTTCCAAAATGTATAG